Part of the Gemmatimonadaceae bacterium genome is shown below.
CCTCCCCCCATGCGCGTCGCCTCGTTTACCGGCCCGTTCAGTCTTCCGGATTGGGTAATGAGTCCGCTGTCCGGAGCGCTCAGCTCTCGCTGAATTCCCCTCGCGAGCGCCTGATCCTTTTCATCCCACACCGGCATGCCGACCTTCGCGATGTTCTGATACATCGCCTCGGCGACAGGCCGCGAGAAATGCGCGCTCCATCCGGATCCAACCATCATGACAGTGTCGACTTCGGTCTCGGTCATCATCGCCGCGCCCTGCGCCATCTTCTTCGCCGTCTCGAACATCGCGAGCGTGCGAGGATGATCGCGTTCCCGGAAGTAAAACCAGATGCTCGCGGTACTCGGAACTACATTCGGCTGATCGCCGCCATCGGGAATCACATAGTGAGAGCGCTGCTGCAGAGTGAGATGCTCACGCTTCATTTCCCACCCTTGCGCCATCAGCATGACGGCGTCGAGCGCGCTCTTCCCACGCCATGGCGCGCCAGCCGCATGAGCACTCGACCCTTTGAACTTGAAGATTGCGGATATGAGCGCATTGTTCGATGACTGCCCCCACGCGACTGAGAGCGAATTGCTCACGTGGGTGAACAGCGTGATATCGACGTCCCTGAAAACACCGGCCCGCACGAGGAACGCCTTGCCCGCCATTTGCTCTTCGGCAACTCCGGGCCAGAGAACGAGAGTGCCGGGGAGCTTCTCCCGCTGCATGATTTTCTTTACGACAATCGCCGCCGCGATGTTGAGCGGCATTCCGGAATTGTGCCCTTCCCCATGCCCGGGCGCACCGGCGATCATCGCGTCCCTGTAGCCAACGCCGGGTTTCTGCCCCGCCTGAGGGATGTCATCGATATCCGAGCCCAGCGATATCACCGGTTTGCCCGAACCCCAGCGCGCGACGAACGCCGTTGGAATTCCCGCGACACCGCGCTCGACCTTGAACCCATTCTGCTCGAGAATGCCAGTCAGATATTTCGACGTCTCAAATTCCTGAAACCCCAGCTCGCCGTATGAGAACACCTGATCGACCATCACCTGGATGAGCTTTGCCCGGGCATCGATTTCCTTGACCGCTTCTGCCTTCAACGCATCGAGGCGCGCGGTGGTCGCGTACCTGTATTTGATGGAGTCGGCGGCACCGGGAGTTGCACCCTGCGATAACACGTGGCGGGGTGACAGCGCAGCGACGGCGAATACCGCGGCGATTGAG
Proteins encoded:
- a CDS encoding amidohydrolase, which encodes MTPHRFLLRAASIAAVFAVAALSPRHVLSQGATPGAADSIKYRYATTARLDALKAEAVKEIDARAKLIQVMVDQVFSYGELGFQEFETSKYLTGILEQNGFKVERGVAGIPTAFVARWGSGKPVISLGSDIDDIPQAGQKPGVGYRDAMIAGAPGHGEGHNSGMPLNIAAAIVVKKIMQREKLPGTLVLWPGVAEEQMAGKAFLVRAGVFRDVDITLFTHVSNSLSVAWGQSSNNALISAIFKFKGSSAHAAGAPWRGKSALDAVMLMAQGWEMKREHLTLQQRSHYVIPDGGDQPNVVPSTASIWFYFRERDHPRTLAMFETAKKMAQGAAMMTETEVDTVMMVGSGWSAHFSRPVAEAMYQNIAKVGMPVWDEKDQALARGIQRELSAPDSGLITQSGRLNGPVNEATRMGGGSDDIGDVSWNVPTINLNFPSNIPGLPGHNWANAISMATPIAHKGVVAGAKVQAMTMLDILLTPKIVSDAWEYFNTVQTRAVKYTPFFAATDKPAIWLNADIMSAYRPQMRKLYYDSKKFGSYLEQLGITYPTLREKAKP